From Erigeron canadensis isolate Cc75 chromosome 8, C_canadensis_v1, whole genome shotgun sequence, one genomic window encodes:
- the LOC122610987 gene encoding fluoride export protein 1-like, with translation MDYGRNDSEPRRSGSFSRISSTNSSFRRQSFNFSGGGHHEADDDSVSEAGDIGDRELNSKRYSGSGRSKFSFENLAERPIVPIEEHSLKESQLPTASPDPILHDKEQCEECKKELPWFLTYVSSRIHLAVLGILGVLTRYLLEKLFGPDVGGATSDQSYMYVDLPPNMVGSFLMGWFGTVFKGDISKFSTELAVGLTTGYLGSLTTFSGWNQKMLELSVNDRWLFSVLGFLIGLSLVFCSFIYGVGTAKVFKRALIKTNLGSKCYLYKVNNVMSQSILIVVMVILWGLLLGVSVVLLKKGFNGDSSTSYLWFGCIVGPVGVWIRFYLAKLNGQGLGKTEIMKWMPFGTLIANVAASCIMAAFATLKKDVKGKHFDIVATGIQFGLCGCLSTVSTFIAEFGAMIDSTHPWRACVYALTTIIISFTLGTLIYSVPVWTKGWS, from the exons ATGGATTATGGGCGCAATGACTCTGAGCCAAGAAGAAGTGGATCGTTTAGTAGAATTAGCAGTACAAATTCTTCTTTTAGACGTCAGTCTTTCAATTTTTCAGGAGGTGGCCACCATGAAGCTGACGATGACAGTGTCTCAGAGGCCGGAGATATTGGAGATAGGGAACTTAATAGTAAAAGATATAGTGGGAGTGGCAGGTCCAAGTTTTCTTTTGAGAATCTTGCAGAACGTCCGATAGTTCCCATTGAAGAACATTCTCTTAAAGAATCACAACTTCCAACTGCCTCACCGGATCCAATACTGCATGACAAGGAACAGTGTGAA GAGTGCAAAAAAGAGTTGCCATGGTTCTTGACGTATGTGTCATCACGTATTCATCTTGCTGTACTAGGCATTCTTGGG GTATTGACAAGGTACCTACTGGAAAAATTATTTGGTCCAGACGTGGGTGGTGCCACAAGTGATCAGAGCTATATGTATGTTGATCTTCCTCCCAATATG GTCGGTTCATTCTTGATGGGCTGGTTTGGTACTGTTTTCAAAGGAGATATATCCAAATTTTCTACTGAGTTAGCTGTCGGGTTGACAACAGGTTACCTGGGTAGTCTCACCACATTTAGTGGCTGGAATCAGAAAATGCTTGAGCTTAGTGTTAACGATCGTTGGCTATTCTCTGTGCTTGGTTTTTTGATAG GTTTATCTCTGGTTTTCTGTTCCTTCATATATGGGGTTGGGACTGCTAAAGTTTTCAAGCGTGCTTTAATCAAGACAAACCTAGGTTCCAAGTGTTATCTCTATAAAGTAAATAACGTCATGAGTCAAAGTATATTAATAGTTGTGATGGTAATTCTGTGGGGATTGCTATTGGGTGTGAGTGTCGTTTTGCTAAAGAAAGGTTTTAATGGTGATAGCAGTACAAGTTACTTGTGGTTCGGTTGTATAGTTGGACCAGTTGGTGTATGGATCAGGTTCTATCTAGCAAAACTCAATGGACAGGGTTTAGGAAAAACGGAGATTATGAAATGGATGCCTTTTGGAACATTAATTGCCAATGTAGCTGCTTCATGTATCATGGCAGCCTTTGCAACATTGAAGAAAGAC GTGAAgggaaaacattttgatattgTGGCAACAGGGATACAATTCGGTTTATGTGGTTGTTTGAGTACTGTTTCTACCTTCATTGCTGAGTTTGGTGCCATGATAGATAGTACACATCCTTGGCGAGCATGTGTATATGCATTGACGActataatcatatcatttaCACTGGGTACCCTCATTTACTCAGTTCCTGTATGGACCAAAGGTTGGTCATAG